A section of the Leminorella richardii genome encodes:
- the mlaB gene encoding lipid asymmetry maintenance protein MlaB, with amino-acid sequence MATASLSQQSADGVVTLSGDLNRETLMPLWTARHSLMASDVHTLDVAGLERVDSPGLAMLVYLLDESSAKGHSVRLSGMTEKLQSLIALYNLQQIIQPYLLSQADGL; translated from the coding sequence ATGGCTACGGCCTCGCTAAGCCAGCAGTCTGCTGACGGCGTCGTCACGTTAAGCGGCGATCTGAACCGCGAAACGCTGATGCCGCTGTGGACTGCGCGCCACTCTTTGATGGCGTCCGATGTCCATACTCTTGACGTCGCCGGGCTTGAGCGCGTGGACTCTCCGGGGCTGGCTATGCTGGTTTATCTGCTGGATGAGTCTTCTGCTAAAGGGCACTCTGTCAGGCTGTCCGGGATGACGGAGAAGCTGCAGTCGCTGATTGCGCTCTATAATCTACAGCAAATAATTCAGCCGTATCTGCTGAGCCAGGCTGACGGGTTGTGA
- the mlaD gene encoding outer membrane lipid asymmetry maintenance protein MlaD: MQSKKTEIWVGVFMLIGLCSLLFLCLKVADIKSLGNEPTYRVYATFDNIGSLKVRSPVKVGGVLIGRVTEISLDEKTYLPRVAIDIESRYNHIPDTSSLSIRTAGLLGEQFLALNVGFEDEEMGTSILKDGDTIKDTKPAMVLEDLIGQFLYKSGDDKQESAPAEQPQSAH, encoded by the coding sequence ATGCAAAGTAAAAAAACGGAAATATGGGTAGGCGTATTTATGCTTATTGGGCTTTGTTCACTGCTTTTCCTATGTTTAAAGGTAGCGGACATCAAGTCGTTGGGGAATGAGCCGACGTACCGCGTCTATGCAACGTTTGACAACATCGGCAGCCTGAAGGTGCGTTCACCGGTTAAGGTCGGCGGCGTGCTGATTGGCCGAGTCACGGAAATCTCTTTGGATGAGAAAACCTATCTGCCGCGCGTCGCGATCGACATTGAGTCGCGCTATAACCACATTCCTGACACCAGCTCACTGTCGATCCGCACAGCGGGCCTGCTCGGCGAGCAGTTTTTAGCCTTGAACGTTGGCTTTGAGGATGAGGAGATGGGAACGTCTATTCTTAAAGACGGCGACACGATAAAAGACACCAAGCCAGCCATGGTGCTGGAAGACCTTATTGGGCAGTTCTTGTATAAGAGCGGCGATGATAAGCAGGAATCGGCGCCGGCTGAGCAGCCGCAGAGCGCTCACTGA
- the ibaG gene encoding BolA family iron metabolism protein IbaG yields MDTTLIRQVLMDALSLQDVLVTGDGSHFQVIAIGEIFAGMSRVKQQQTIYAPLMEYISDNRIHALSIKVYTPAEWARDRKLNGL; encoded by the coding sequence ATGGATACTACTCTTATCAGACAAGTTTTAATGGATGCTTTAAGCCTGCAGGACGTTCTCGTTACCGGTGACGGTAGCCATTTTCAGGTCATTGCCATTGGTGAAATCTTTGCCGGTATGAGCCGAGTCAAACAGCAGCAGACCATCTATGCTCCACTGATGGAATATATTTCCGATAACCGTATTCATGCGCTATCGATCAAAGTGTATACCCCGGCTGAATGGGCGAGAGATCGCAAACTGAACGGCCTCTAA
- the murA gene encoding UDP-N-acetylglucosamine 1-carboxyvinyltransferase, translated as MDKFRVQGPTRLSGEVTISGAKNAALPILFAALLAEEPVELKNVPKLKDIDTTIKLLSRLGVNIKRNGSIFVDASSVTELCAPYDLVKTMRASIWALGPLVARFGRGEVSLPGGCAIGARPVDLHISGLEQLGADIKLEEGYVKATVNGRLKGAHIVMDKVSVGATVTIMSAATLAEGTTVIENAAREPEIVDTAEFLNTLGARITGAGTDRITIEGVKRLGGGVYHVLPDRIETGTFLVAAAVSGGKVMCRNTRPDMLDAVLAKLKEAGAEIETGEDWISLDMKGKRPRGVNVRTAPHPGFPTDMQAQFSLLNLVAEGTGVITETIFENRFMHIPELIRMGAHAEIEGNTAICHGVEKLSPAQVMATDLRASASLVLAGCIANGVTTVDRIYHIDRGYERIEEKLNALGANIQRVKQED; from the coding sequence ATGGACAAGTTTAGAGTACAGGGGCCTACGCGCCTTTCCGGTGAGGTCACTATTTCAGGCGCGAAGAACGCCGCACTGCCTATCCTGTTTGCTGCACTGCTGGCGGAAGAGCCGGTAGAACTGAAAAATGTTCCCAAGCTGAAAGATATTGATACCACTATCAAGCTGCTCAGCCGCCTAGGCGTAAACATTAAACGCAACGGCTCTATCTTCGTTGACGCTTCCAGCGTGACTGAGCTTTGCGCCCCTTATGACTTAGTAAAAACAATGCGTGCATCAATATGGGCGCTGGGGCCGCTGGTTGCTCGCTTTGGGCGTGGTGAAGTGTCTCTGCCGGGCGGCTGTGCCATCGGCGCTCGCCCTGTCGATCTGCATATCAGCGGCCTAGAGCAGCTGGGAGCGGACATCAAGCTTGAAGAAGGCTACGTAAAAGCTACGGTAAACGGTCGCCTTAAGGGTGCCCACATCGTCATGGACAAGGTCAGCGTTGGCGCGACCGTTACCATCATGAGCGCCGCGACGCTGGCGGAAGGTACTACGGTAATTGAAAACGCCGCTCGCGAGCCGGAAATTGTCGACACCGCTGAGTTCCTCAATACGCTGGGGGCACGCATTACCGGTGCCGGTACCGATCGCATCACGATTGAGGGCGTTAAGCGCCTTGGCGGCGGCGTTTACCATGTTCTGCCAGACCGCATCGAAACCGGTACTTTCCTCGTGGCGGCTGCGGTTTCCGGCGGCAAAGTTATGTGCCGCAACACGCGCCCAGACATGCTGGACGCTGTGTTAGCCAAGCTGAAAGAAGCGGGTGCGGAGATCGAGACTGGCGAGGACTGGATCAGTCTCGACATGAAGGGCAAGCGTCCACGCGGCGTTAACGTTCGCACTGCTCCGCATCCGGGATTTCCAACCGATATGCAGGCGCAGTTTTCTCTGTTGAATCTGGTGGCTGAAGGCACTGGCGTTATTACCGAAACGATTTTTGAAAACCGCTTTATGCACATTCCTGAGCTGATCCGCATGGGCGCTCACGCGGAGATTGAGGGAAATACTGCGATCTGTCACGGCGTGGAGAAGCTTTCTCCGGCTCAGGTGATGGCGACAGACCTGCGGGCTTCTGCCAGCCTGGTACTGGCGGGCTGTATTGCTAACGGCGTAACGACCGTAGACCGCATTTATCATATTGACCGCGGCTATGAGCGCATTGAAGAAAAGCTGAATGCCCTAGGGGCGAATATTCAGCGCGTAAAGCAAGAGGACTAA
- the mlaC gene encoding phospholipid-binding protein MlaC yields the protein MFKRFMMAALLVVAPLAVNAAANNPYQEMQAAAEKTFNRLKNEQPKIKSNPDYLKTVVKEELIPYVQVKYAGALVLGRYYKDATPAQRNAYMPAFEAYLEQAYGQALAMYNGQSYQISPEQPLEGKDNISIRITINDTNGRPPIRLDFQWRKNSKTGEWKAYDMIAEGISMITTKQNEWAETLRRDGVDGLTSQLSALSKQPIKLDSK from the coding sequence ATGTTTAAACGTTTTATGATGGCCGCGCTTCTTGTCGTTGCGCCTTTAGCGGTGAACGCTGCCGCAAACAATCCGTATCAGGAAATGCAGGCTGCGGCAGAGAAGACGTTCAATCGCTTAAAGAACGAACAGCCTAAGATCAAATCAAATCCTGACTATCTGAAAACGGTAGTAAAAGAAGAGCTGATCCCCTATGTTCAGGTGAAGTATGCAGGGGCGCTGGTGCTTGGCCGCTACTATAAAGATGCAACACCGGCTCAGCGCAATGCCTATATGCCTGCCTTTGAGGCCTATCTGGAGCAGGCTTACGGTCAGGCGCTGGCAATGTATAACGGCCAGAGCTATCAGATCTCCCCAGAGCAGCCGCTAGAGGGTAAAGATAATATTTCTATCCGTATCACTATTAACGATACTAACGGTCGTCCGCCAATCCGTTTGGATTTCCAATGGCGTAAAAACAGCAAAACCGGTGAATGGAAAGCTTACGATATGATTGCCGAAGGCATCAGCATGATCACCACCAAGCAGAACGAGTGGGCGGAAACGCTGCGCCGTGACGGTGTTGACGGTTTAACCAGCCAGCTGAGCGCTCTTTCTAAGCAGCCTATCAAGCTGGACAGTAAGTAA